The following are encoded in a window of Solidesulfovibrio magneticus RS-1 genomic DNA:
- a CDS encoding FmdB family zinc ribbon protein, producing the protein MPLYEFECPACGRVFEELCRTVDTGQAPCPACGRSAPRIVSLSAFALKGSGFHATDYVQRRPGAFKRDGNDTVKGTPVDVPQLARDPSVPLSAEENPEDDDQAQTPKEHA; encoded by the coding sequence ATGCCCTTGTATGAGTTCGAGTGTCCCGCCTGCGGCCGGGTGTTCGAGGAACTGTGCCGCACCGTGGACACGGGACAGGCTCCCTGCCCCGCCTGCGGCCGCAGCGCGCCGCGCATCGTCTCCCTGTCCGCCTTCGCCCTCAAGGGCAGCGGCTTTCACGCCACCGACTACGTCCAAAGACGCCCCGGCGCATTCAAGCGCGACGGCAACGACACCGTCAAGGGAACGCCCGTGGACGTGCCCCAGCTCGCCCGGGACCCGTCCGTGCCGCTGTCCGCCGAAGAAAACCCCGAGGATGACGACCAGGCCCAAACGCCCAAGGAGCACGCATGA